In the genome of Microcoleus vaginatus PCC 9802, the window ATTGCCTCCTGCACCATCTCCTAGAGTCAGGGTAGAAAATTGCGTGCCGTTTTCCAATCGTAACTTTTGGGCGCTGATATCGATACCTCTGCCATCAATATTTCCCAGTGTCAGTGCATAAATTCGCGACCCGCTGAGGGCGACATTTCCACCTTTTAACTCTACTCTGCCACCACCAATTCCGCTGGTGTTGATAAGCGTTCCATCGGATATTTGAATATTGCCGAAGTTTTGAATATTGTCATAATTTAAAGCTAAATTCCCCTGCTGAGCAACAGGAGGAGCCAGTGCAAAATTAACTAATCCGGGACTGGCGACGCTACCGAGTAAAATTTGTCCGCCGCTGGCGGTTAAATTGCCGCCTTGCAGTTGGATGTCGCCGCCAATCAGTGCTAAAGTTTGACCGGGTTCTACTGCTAAACCAACTCGATCGCTAATCGGGATTGGTACAGCAGAGGCTGGGAGATTTACCTTTCCTACAGCCGTCGATTGATTGACAATTGCACCGGGATTGTCTCTAAATCTTAAACCAACGGGAATATTAACTGTTAACAGCGGAGATGTTTGTGGGTTGGTGCTGCTGAATTCAACGCCGTTATTAAACACAATACTGTCAGCGGTTGAACCGATAAAGGAACCGCGCAAATCTAACCGAGCGTTCGGGCCGAATATAATTCCTTTGGGATTAATTAAAAATAAGTTACCGTTGCCTAAAACTCCCAGAGTTCCTAAAATATTTGAGGAGTTTGGGCCCGTAACGCGGGTGAATATGTTGGTAATTCCGCTGGGATTTTCAAAATAAGCTCCCCGCCCTTCACGGATGTTAAATTCCCGCAAGCTGTGAAATAGGTTAACGCCGCGAGTTGCGCCGCCAGTGATTCTATCTGAGGGTAAATTGTTGATAGTATCGGGAACTGTCCGCGAACTTTCCGTGCCCAGGGTATTATCGGGGATGATTTGGGCAAAGGTTTTCGAGGGAAATAGCAATAAGAAAACAAAAAGTAGGCCGGAAGACAGGCGAGACATAGCTTTAATCCTGTTATATAAATAATATCGTTTCCGGTTCAATCAGAATTATATATTTGGATTATATCAGTGCGATCGTCCCCGTGTTCGATCGACTCTCTTTCACCCCTAAAGTGGACTTTTCCCAAATCTAATAAAGATAGCTTTTTTCAGTGTGACGGCTGAGGAAATCTGTTTCTGTTTAAATATGTGTGTAGAATATGCGTTCGATCATTCATACTAGACGGTAGACACCTTCAATCTTAGGAGCCGTCTATGTTACTACAAGAAGTCAAGGAGCTGGTCTTCAAACTGCCACCGAGCGATCGCCTGGCGTTAGTGGGCGCCATTATTGAGTCCTTACAAGATCAGCCAGTTGCCAGGGCCGATCGTTCTGGTGCGATTCAGCGGATGCGAGGCTTGCTAAAGACAGACCAACCCGCACCGACAGATGAGGACGTGGCTGCAATGTTGGAAGCGCGACGGGTGGAGAAGTATCTTTAGTTAGAGTTTTAATTGATACCAACATTGTCCTAGATTTTCTGTTGCAGCGAGAGCCATTTTTTCAAGATGCGGAGTTGTTGTTTCAAGCGATCGATGCTGGGCAACTAATCGGTTATGTTACAGCGACAACGCTCACGGATATTTTCTACATTTCTCGCAAACATACTCGCAGCGTTGAGCAAGCACGGCAAGCGGTTTTAGAAACGCTGACTGCTATGGTCATTTGTCCTATTGATCGAGCGGTTTTGGAATCAGCTTTCAACTCTGGTTTGGTTGATTTTGAAGATGCTGTTCCAATTTTTGGTGCAGTTGCTCAAGGGTTAGATGCGATTCTGACCCGTGATAATAAAGGTTTCTTGAGTTCGCCTATACCTGTTTTATCCATTCAAGAGTTGTTGCAGCAGTTAGGGACGTAGAATAAGGGTTAAATCATATTAAAAACAAGATTGACAACCTTGCCAGATCCGCAGCCCTAGGCTAAGATTTGGCAAAGGTTGAGAACACAATGACGATAATTCCAACTATGAACTACTGAAACCACAGCACGATCGAACCCAATAAACGCGGTGGTAAGCCTTGTGTACGCGGCTTGCGAATTACGGTTTATGAAGTGCTTGAGTACCTAGCTTCCGAGATGACCGAAGCAGAAATTCAAGGGCGATTTTCCCGATCTGACGCGAGAAGATTTAAAAGCCTGCATTGCTTATGCTGCTGACCGCGAGCGTCGGTTTATGACCGCGACCTTATCGGCATGAAATTACTTTTTGATGAAAACTTGTCGCCCAAGTTGCCGAACCGTTTGAGCGATGCTTGCTTTATCATAATTGTACCGCAACTGCGATCTAATTATAAGTTAGACAGCTAATCCTCTCAGTTGGGCCTTAGCGAGAAGTCATTTGTGAGTTGCAATGCTCAAGTAGGCGTGAGTTTCTGGTTGGGGTGCATTTAAGGGATTGTTAGCGGGGTACAACAATCAACCAACTTCGTAAAACATCCTGTTGAGGTATTAAAGCAGTAGGAATTGATTGTAAAAATGTTAGTTATTCATGTAGGACAATGAAAAATAATCAGCATGGACTCTTAAGCATGAAAATGAAAATTGCTATATCTTTAATAGGTTTAGCCCTGGCAATTTTACATACCACAAAATTTTTAATTTTTGACACTCAAGGATTAATTTTACTTGTAATAGCTTTTCTCCCTTGGTTAGCGGGTTTTCTATCGAAGGCAGAGTTGCCGGGGGGATGGAAATTAGAGTTTATACAACAAATTCAAGAGGAGCAGCTTAGACAGAAGTATGAGATTGAACAACTTAAGTTTCTAATAGAAGGTTTTGTGACTGAGAGCGAATTAAATATTCTAAAGAGGCTCAGTTCGTCAGAACCATATATGGTGAGAGTAGACAAGACCTCTCATTTTTTCTCTAATGAGTTAGACAGACTCAGAAGACTTGGGTTAATTGCAAATCCTGACAACAAAGGAAGGGCTACTCTGCTTAAGGATGATGGGCAGAGCCGAGAAGTCAAAGAACATTTTTACATTACTGAGAAAGGCAAGAGCTATCTTAAATTTAGAGGAACTGCCTAATACGGCTGTCTAACAATTCGGTTGGAGCGGACTACCGAGAGCCATTGGTGAAGATGCAAAGGTTGCTTTCAGCTGCTCAACCGAGTCGTTATCTCGTAAACGCTGCCTGACCTTGGAGATGATTCGCAACCTCGATCGAGAGTGTCAAATCAAAGCCCCTAACGCTTTCAGTCTCGCTTTTCGAGCATTCGTCAATCCCGCCCGGCCTCGACTATTCATGCCTTCATACAGCGATCGCCCATCAACGTCCTAATACAACATCCGGTTGCGACATCCCACAGTTTAATCGTGCGATCGAGGCCGCCACTTAATAAAATTTGACCGTCAGCGCTAAAGATGAAAGTGTTGGGTTCTAGCGAAGCGTAGGGTTCGAGCGCGCTCAACCCAACCTACAATTTAAAACGGAAAATAATTGATTCTAAAGTAGATGCCTTTTTCCTGCAAAGTTCGATCGCCCGATCGAGCATTTATCAAAGGAATACCGTAGTCTAAACGCACATTCAACCGATCGCCCATCTGCCAAACCAGCCCCAAACCCGCACCCAGCAGTTTATCCGACTCAGGATTCGGCTTTTCCTCCGACTGGTTCCACCCTACCCCAAAATCGATAAACGGAGCGACTTGCAACAATCCTTCGACTTCCGGGACACGCCAAACCGGGATTCGCACTTCTGCAGACGCGATCGCACCGCTATCAGTTAACAGCAAATCTTGGCGGTATCCGCGCACGCTTTGAACGCCACCGATCCCAATTTGTTCTAGGGAAAGCAGAGGGCGATCGGCTAATTGAATGTCGGAACGCACAATCAGCAAGGTTTCTGGCGCTAACAGCCGCACGTACTGGGCTTGTCCGCGCCACGCCAGAAAGCGGCTGTCACGCCCGCTATCGTTCGCAGTAGCGCCGAACAGATTAGTGCCGAGGGAGAACTGCGATCGCGCTGCGAACACTTGGCTGGAACTCCGCTGCACGTATTCTTGAAAAAAGCGCACAGCCGAAACCCGGGTTTCGCCGCGCTCGTTTGCTCCCGCCGAAAGCGCAAATCGTTCCCCCAACAGGAATGTATCGCTTTCTTGCCGGGAAAAACTCAGTCCCAAAGCCAAAGTGCGATCGGGTTTTTCGACAATCGGTTGGCGGTAAGTTAACTCGTAAGTCCGCGATTTCCCCTCAATTTCAGCAGCATCAAACGGTTCCTCGATGATGTTGGTGCTAGCAGCACTCGCAGCGAACCCAATCGTGCCGTTGCGCGCGTTGACGGGGACTGTGTAGCTGCCGTTGAATTCGTTGCTGCCGTCGGTGTTAGCATAAGATACCTCTAATCCGTCGCCCAAACCAAGCAAATTTGCTTGATTGATGCGAACACCGCGCCGAAAACTGCCGACGCTGGGCGATCGGTTGTTGTCTGCGAACACTTCACCGCTAAAGCTGTCTGCTTCTTTTACCCGCACTTCTAACCGGCTGTTTTCCGGGCGGCTTCCGGCTTGCAATTCGGCGGAAATATTGGCAATTAAGGGGTCGAGTTGCAGCAATTGCAAGGCTTCCAGCAACCGAGATCGGTTGAGGGGGCGTCTGGTAGCGCGCTCAAGGCGCGATCGCACGTAATTTGAATTTAAGCGCCTGTTTCCAGTAATCACAATTTCATCTAATCCGCCTTCTACAATCCGAATTTTCACCACACCTCCGTCTCTCGGAAAGGTTTGGTTGGCGAGAATTACAGCGCCGGAATTGATGTATCCTGCCGCTACATATTTTTGAGTGACGGCTGCTTCGGCTGCGATCAGTTCGGCAAAGGTGATTTCGCGCCCCGCAAACTGTTGCGTAACTTCTGCGAGTTCGCGATCGCTAAAAGCCGTGTTGCCCTCAAATTCAAAGCCAGCGACCTTAATTGTACCCGGAATCCCCGGTGTAATTTCGCTTTCAACGGGTGTTGGCTGGGTGGGTGGGAGGGGAGACGGCGCAGGCGGTTGCGGCGGATCAGGAGCTGGTAATTCGGGTTCTCGCGGCAAAATTGGGTTGGGCAGTTGACTGAGTTGCAAGTCGCGATCGATACCCAAATCAATTTTTTGTCGGTCAATATTTTCTTCTAGCTTTTGATCTGAGTTAAAAAGCTCGGTTTCTTGAGTTTTTGTGCTGAAAGTGCGATCGGTCTGAGATGTTGCACCATTGTCAATAAGCCTTTTACGGGCGGGCAGGATGCCCACCCCACAAGAAAACTCACTCCTTGTGGAACAGGCATCTTGCCTGTTCTTGAGAATGGTGTAAGATGTCACATTGACTGAATTTGCCGCCGACGGCGGTAAATCCGGAGTTTCCGCCACCCCCGAGTGTTCTGACTCAGCGGGTAACTGTGTCTTCTCGTCAGCGGTGGCTAAATCTTCACGACTGTCAAGATTAGTGTCGCCTCCGCTGCTGACTGCTACCAAATCCTCAACATTTGAGGTCAAAATTTCAACGGTGCTAGCGGATGTTTTCGCTGTTTTTCCCAACAAAACTAACCAAAAAAATCCCGCGACTAAAAATAGTTTTTGTGAGCGACAAGCCATAGAATATAATTATTATCTCGCTTAAGTGGGGGAAAATATTTTCAGGAAGTGAGCGCCCTCATGTAAAAATCAATTTTAACAGCTAAAAAGGAAACAGCCGTCGCAGCCAACAGTTTCGGCGACGCTACAAACCAAAAGGTCGATCGACCCCTGTTCATTTCCCAAGACTTACGCACCAACCGGGTTCTTATCCAAAAAAATATCGTGTAAGTCGATCGTAAACAGTAAAAAAAAGCCGATATTTTGGGTTGCAAAACCTACGCTTTCATGCTAAGGCAGCGACCAGAACAGTCCTAGACGCCAGGGTAAACCAGAAACCGGGTTGTTTCCGAAAAGACGGGTTACAACTGAGTTCTTGCACCATTCTCAATAATCTTTTTATTAACAGGCAAGATGCCTGTTCCACAAGAGATAAATTTTCTTGTGGAACAGGCATCTTGCCTGTTCTTAAGAATAGTGCAAGATGTGAGTTACAACCCGCAAAGCCACTAAAAAACCCGGTTTCTTTGATTTTGGTGCATCATATCGTTTCCGGTTGCAGCGAAATAATAAAATCGAGTCAACAGTTAACACTCAACCATTCAGTTTTTCGACCCCGAGTCAACAGTCAACAGTCAACAGTCAACAGTCAACAATCATGAGGAGTGCAACCGGAATTGATATCATACCAAATCCGACTTTAATACCCCCTTTATTATTGAGTCCGCGTCTACCCACCTCCTGTGCGTAGACGCCGTTTCAACCGCCAAGCCTGATAAAGGGGGTTTGTAACTTTGAATTATGCAGAGCGGCCCGCACCAGCGGCAGCACCCATTTGAGCACCGTCAGTCAATCCCACCAACTTAGCGCTCAACTCCCACATCCGCTCGCCTTTTTCATCATCACGAGCCTGGGGAGAAACCTTTTGCACAAAAGACTTACCATCTTTTTTCTGGCGGTTCCCCCAACTCCAATAAGCCCCAGATTGCTTGTATTCGGGATCAGCAACCACCATCGCCAGCCTTTCGCCCGCCAACTCCTGCGACACATAACCCCCGGTGATATTCTTCTGAAACAGCGGGAACAGCTTCTGAAACAAAGGATAGTGGTTGCGGAACAGCGGCGTATCCGCAACGCATCCCGGATAAAGCGAAGTGAAAGTAATCCCGGTGGATTCATGAAAGCGGCGGTGCAACTCCCGCATCGTCAGCACGTTGCAAACTTTGCTATCTTTGTAAGCCTTGACCGGTTCAAACTTCTTGCCATCAACCATCGAAATCGGGTCTTTGAAACCCGCTTCAAAACCCTCAAACTTGCCTAAATCCGGGCGCGGCGGAATCTTCCCACCCAACTCGTCTGGATTGTGAGTCACGGTTCCCAAAATCACGATTCTCGCATCGGAATAATAGGAAGGCTTCATATTTTCCATCATCAGGTTGCACAGCAGGAAATGACCCAGGTGATTGGTAGTCATCGTCAACTCGTAACCCTCCGGGCTCCGCAGCGGTTCCTTAATCAAAGGCATATAAATGGCCGCGTTGCACACCAAAGCGTCCAGAGGCCTGCCGCTGGCCTTAAATGCCCGAGCAAATCGACGCACGCTCTCCAAATCGCCCAAGTCAATCTCCATGATGGAGAAACTGCCTTGAGGTATACCCAACTCTTGGGCGGCGTCTCCGGCTTTCCGCACGTCCCGACAGGCCATGACTACGTGCCATCCCTTGTCTGCGAGAGCTTTCGCGCCGTACAAACCGACGCCGGAGGAAGCGCCGGTGATGATAACCGTTGATTTGTGATTTTGTGCCATCTTGTTAAAAGCGCTTCCGCTATTGATTTTTTTCAGGCTCTCAAACTGCTAAGCTCGTAGCTCCGATGTTTGAAAATATCCTACGCTTATTAGGATAGAAGGAAATGTTCTCGATCTCAACTGCCTTTTTGCCATTGGGTTAGATTAAGTCATTTTTGCTCTCTTTGCGGGAGTTGCTTCTCAAACACCAGAACATCAAAAAGTCATGAAACAAGTAAATTGGTTGATTGAAAAAGATATTTACGATCGCGAATCAGAATTTTTAGCAGAATTGCACAAACAAGGATACATTTACCACGAAACTAGATATCTCAATTTTCGCCCCGAAGCAGCTCATCAATATTTTCCCCCTGATGATTGTGTTTTATTCATGGGAACCCTGAATTTGGGTCGGGATATCTTAAGAACTTCGTGGATTCCGGGAGCTTATATGGACGAAAAGCATCTCCGTTGTTCCAGTTACTACACTTATTTCGGTCAATATTTGTTAAATAATAAATATTTTATTCTTTCTTTGGGCGAATTGGTCAGAAGAAAAACCGAAATTTTGGAATACTTCAAAT includes:
- a CDS encoding PIN domain-containing protein, coding for MDTNIVLDFLLQREPFFQDAELLFQAIDAGQLIGYVTATTLTDIFYISRKHTRSVEQARQAVLETLTAMVICPIDRAVLESAFNSGLVDFEDAVPIFGAVAQGLDAILTRDNKGFLSSPIPVLSIQELLQQLGT
- a CDS encoding ShlB/FhaC/HecB family hemolysin secretion/activation protein, translated to MACRSQKLFLVAGFFWLVLLGKTAKTSASTVEILTSNVEDLVAVSSGGDTNLDSREDLATADEKTQLPAESEHSGVAETPDLPPSAANSVNVTSYTILKNRQDACSTRSEFSCGVGILPARKRLIDNGATSQTDRTFSTKTQETELFNSDQKLEENIDRQKIDLGIDRDLQLSQLPNPILPREPELPAPDPPQPPAPSPLPPTQPTPVESEITPGIPGTIKVAGFEFEGNTAFSDRELAEVTQQFAGREITFAELIAAEAAVTQKYVAAGYINSGAVILANQTFPRDGGVVKIRIVEGGLDEIVITGNRRLNSNYVRSRLERATRRPLNRSRLLEALQLLQLDPLIANISAELQAGSRPENSRLEVRVKEADSFSGEVFADNNRSPSVGSFRRGVRINQANLLGLGDGLEVSYANTDGSNEFNGSYTVPVNARNGTIGFAASAASTNIIEEPFDAAEIEGKSRTYELTYRQPIVEKPDRTLALGLSFSRQESDTFLLGERFALSAGANERGETRVSAVRFFQEYVQRSSSQVFAARSQFSLGTNLFGATANDSGRDSRFLAWRGQAQYVRLLAPETLLIVRSDIQLADRPLLSLEQIGIGGVQSVRGYRQDLLLTDSGAIASAEVRIPVWRVPEVEGLLQVAPFIDFGVGWNQSEEKPNPESDKLLGAGLGLVWQMGDRLNVRLDYGIPLINARSGDRTLQEKGIYFRINYFPF
- a CDS encoding protochlorophyllide reductase, which gives rise to MAQNHKSTVIITGASSGVGLYGAKALADKGWHVVMACRDVRKAGDAAQELGIPQGSFSIMEIDLGDLESVRRFARAFKASGRPLDALVCNAAIYMPLIKEPLRSPEGYELTMTTNHLGHFLLCNLMMENMKPSYYSDARIVILGTVTHNPDELGGKIPPRPDLGKFEGFEAGFKDPISMVDGKKFEPVKAYKDSKVCNVLTMRELHRRFHESTGITFTSLYPGCVADTPLFRNHYPLFQKLFPLFQKNITGGYVSQELAGERLAMVVADPEYKQSGAYWSWGNRQKKDGKSFVQKVSPQARDDEKGERMWELSAKLVGLTDGAQMGAAAGAGRSA